The sequence AAGGTGAAGTTCGCGATGCCGCCGAGGTTGAGCACGGCGCGGTCTTCGTTTGCGTCTTGCAGCATCGCTGCGTGGAAGGCAGGCACGAGCGGTGCGCCCTGGCCGCCGGCGGCAACGTCCCGTCGACGGAAATCCGCGACGCTGTCGATGTCCGTGCGTTCGGCGATGACGTTGCCGTCGCCGAGTTGCCAGGTGAAAGGATGTTTTGCAGCGGGGCGATGGCGCACGGTCTGGCCGTGCGAACCGATCGAACGGACGTCCTTCGGCGAGACGCGTGCGGCGGCGATCACCTGCAACGCCGCTTGCGCGAAGGCTTCGGCGACCTGGATATCGAGCGCGCCGAGTTCGTCGAGCGAAGTGGCATCGCCGCCCTGGCCGAGTTCGACCAGGCGCGTGCGCAGCGCGGCGTTCCAGGGATAGGTGTCGCCTTTGACCAGCGTGCAATGCGCGCCGTCGAAGCGCACGAGCGCGGCATCGATGCCGTCGGCGCTCGTGCCGGAAATCAGGCCGACATGGAGTTCGGGCTGCGTTGCGTCGCGGTCGTCCACCGCGACGATCAGGCCTTCTTCGGCTTCGCCGGCTTCGCCGGAGCGACGTCGGCGTCGTTGTCGGCGTAGATCACCTTCTCCACGCGCTGGATGCGCGCGAGGGCGTTCGACGTCTGCGAGCGGAACTGCGCGAGCGCGGCGCCGTTCAGCGGTTCCGGCGGCGGCATGGTGATCGACAGCGGGTTGCGGTGCACGCCGTTGATACGGAATTCGTAATGCAGGTGCGGGCCGGTGGCCAGGCCCGTCATGCCGACGTAACCGATGACGGTGCCCTGCGGGATGCGCTGGCCCACCTTCTCGTTGCCGAAGCGCGACATGTGGCCGTACAGCGTGGTGTAGCCGCGACCGTGGTCGAGGATGACCGCGCGGCCGTAACCGCCCTTCCAGCCCACGAACTGCACGCGCGCATCGCCCGCGGCCATGATCGGCGTGCCGGTGGACGCGGCGTAATCCACGCCCTGGTGCTGGCGCACGGTGCCGAGGATCGGATGGCGCCGCGAACCGAAGGTGGAGGTCAGGCGCGCATACGGGATCGGCATGCGGATGAAGCTCTTCTTCAGCGGGCGGCCATCGGCGGTGAAGTACTCCGCCTTGCCGTTGCGTTCGAATCGGAAACCCGAGTGCAGCTTGCCGCCGACCGTGAACGTGGCCGCCTGCACCGGACCGGTGCGGATCAGCTCGCCGTCGCGCCAGGTCTGCTCGACCACGACGCTGAAACGGTCGTTGGAACCGACGTCGTCGTTGAAGTCGATGTCGTACTTGAAGATGTCGTCGGTGAGCGTGTTGATCGCGCTGCCCGACAGGCCCAGCTTGCGGGCGGAGGCGAACAGCGACTTGCCGACGGTGCCGCTGATCACGACGGTGCGCGACTGGGTGGGGCGCTCGATGACCTTTTCGACGATCTTGTCGCCGTCGAGGCGGTATTCGACGCGATGGGTTTCATCGCGGTCGTAGCGGAAACCCCGCAGGCCACCGCCGACCGGCAGGTCGAAGGCGAGCTCGGTGCCGGGCTTCATGCGCGTCAGCGCCTGCTGGGCGCCGGGCTGGCCGAGCAGCTGGTGCATCGTGGCGGCGGGCAGGTCGAGGTCGTCGAACAGCGAGCCCAGCGTCTGGCCGCGCTCGAGATGCACGATCTGCCAGCTGTCGCCGGCCTGGCCATGCTGCTTGGCGAGCGACAGCGGCGGAAGGGACAGGGCGAGGGTGGTACGGGCCGTGTTGCTCGCACCCACCTGCGTGGCAGGGGCAAAACCGGGGACGATGGCGGCCACGAGTGCGGCGAGCGTGGCGAACAGGCTTGCATGGGCCCACTGGCGACGGGTCCAGCGGCCATTGAAGCCCGCGGGCAGGCGACGCACGCCGGTGTCGCGATGGAGCGCAGCTTCGCGCAGGATGTCGAGTCGCGCGCGGCGCGCCTTGCCGATGCCGGATTTGCCCATGGTGATTCCCCCTTCCGAAATGCTGTTACGACCCGGTGACGGGCACGTAACGGCGCTACCATAGACACCGAAGAAACGTGCGTCAAACCCTTGAGCGGGATGGGTTTTTTGTTTTAACCGTCCTTTAACGGTACCTTCACGACCCCGATCACGGATCGGTCCTTCCCCACGAGTCCTGAGTCCCCGAAGTGTCGATCCAAGCCGCCCTCGAACTGATCGGCCGTGGTGCCGATGAAATCCTCAAGCGCGACGAGCTGGAGGCCCGCCTCAAGCTCGGCCGCCCGCTGCGCATCAAGGCCGGATTCGACCCGACCGCCCCGGACCTGCACCTGGGCCATACGGTCCTGCTCAACAAGATGCGGCAGTTCCAGGACCTGGGGCACCAGGTCATCTTCCTGATCGGCGACTTCACGGGAATGATCGGGGACCCGACGGGAAAGAACGTCACCCGCAAGCCGCTGACCCGCGAAGACGTCGAGGCCAACGCGAAGACCTATGCGGACCAGGTCTTCAAGGTGCTCGATCGGGAGCGCACCGAGCTTCGCTTCAACAGCGAATGGTTCGGCGCGATGAGCGCGGCGGACATGATCAAGCTCGCTGCGCAGCACACGGTCGCGCGCATGCTGGAGCGCGACGATTTCTCCAAGCGCTACGCCGCGCAGCAACCCATCGCGATCCACGAATTCCTGTATCCGCTGGTGCAGGGCTACGACTCGGTGGCGCTGAAGAGCGACGTCGAACTCGGTGGCACCGACCAGAAGTTCAATCTGCTGATGGGACGCGGCCTGCAGGAACACTTCGGCCAGGCGCCGCAGATCGTGCTGACGATGCCATTGCTGGAAGGCCTCGACGGCGTGCAGAAGATGAGCAAGTCGCTCGGCAACTACATCGGCATCAACGAGCCGGCGATCGACATGGTCACCAAGACGATGAAGATCGGCGATGCGCTGATGTGGCGCTGGATCGAGCTATTGAGTTTCGACATCGGCGCGGCGGAAGCCGTGCGTTTGCGCGAGGAAGTCGCATCCGGTGCGTTGAATCCGCGCGACGTGAAGCTGCGGCTTGCGCGCGAGCTTGCGGCGCGTTTCCACGGTGATGCGGCTGCGGAGACCGCGGTCGCCGGGTGGAATGCAGCCGTGCGCGGCGAAGGCGACATCGCGACACTGGCGCTCACCGATGTCGCGGTGCCGGCCGCGGGTTTGCGCATCGCGGCGTTGCTGACGGCGGCGGGCCTGGCGCCGAGCAATTCGGAAGCCAATCGCAAGCTGAAAGAACGCGCGGTGCGCGTGGACGGCGAAGTCGTCGAGGATCCGCAGCGGGTTTTCGTGCCGGGTTTCGAAGGCGTCATCGCGATCGGCAAGCGGAATTTCGCGCGGGTGCGATTGGTCGCCGCGTAAGCCGCATCGCTTCGTCGAAAAAAATCATTCAAAAAAGCGTTGCACCTTTCCCGCGAGCGTGCATAATTCGCGGCCCTCGAGGACGGGGTGCGGCACGCGACACGCCGCAGCGATTCGATCCACTGAATCGCGTGCAAGTCCTCTGAAATTTTTCTTCATCAGGTGTTGACGATCTTCGAATCGCCTGTATGATGTGCGGCTCCCTCGGGCACTTCTGGTGCGGAGGGTTGGGACGCGGCGCTGAGGCCGGTTCCGAAGATCTTTGACAGTGTGCGCAGGTGACTTGTGCGGGCGTCTGGCGGGTGGAAAGTTGTCCATCTTGCAGACGTTCGTAACAGAGCAACAAGTCAATTCAAATGGCAAGCGAGCAATCGCGAGCCAGCGAGTGATTTCGAGCCTGGGACGACGACTGCACTCAAAGCATTAGACGGGACTTCGGTCCTGTCGAAAAACTTAAGTGAAGAGTTTGATCCTGGCTCAGAGTGAACGCTGGCGGCAGGCCTAACACATGCAAGTCGAACGGCAGCACAGCAGTAGCAATACTGTGGGTGGCGAGTGGCGGACGGGTGAGGAATACATGGGAATCTACCCTGTCGTGGGGGATAACGTAGGGAAACTTACGCTAATACCGCATACGACCGAGAGGTGAAAGCGGCGGACCGCAAGGCGTCGCGCGATTGGATGAGCCCATGTCGGATTAGCTAGTTGGCGGGGTAAAGGCCCACCAAGGCGACGATCCGTAGCTGGTCTGAGAGGATGATCAGCCACACTGGAACTGAGACACGGTCCAGACTCCTACGGGAGGCAGCAGTGGGGAATATTGGACAATGGGCGCAAGCCTGATCCAGCCATGCCGCGTGAGTGAAGAAGGCCTTCGGGTTGTAAAGCTCTTTTGTCCGGAAAGAAAAGCCTTCGGTTAATACCCGGGGGTGATGACGGTACCGGAAGAATAAGCACCGGCTAACTTCGTGCCAGCAGCCGCGGTAATACGAAGGGTGCAAGCGTTACTCGGAATTACTGGGCGTAAAGCGTGCGTAGGTGGTTCGTTAAGTCTGATGTGAAAGCCCTGGGCTCAACCTGGGAATGGCATTGGAAACTGGCGACCTAGAGTGCGGTAGAGGGTAGTGGAATTCCCGGTGTAGCAGTGAAATGCGTAGAGATCGGGAGGAACATCTGTGGCGAAGGCGACTACCTGGACCAGCACTGACACTGAGGCACGAAAGCGTGGGGAGCAAACAGGATTAGATACCCTGGTAGTCCACGCCCTAAACGATGCGAACTGGATGTTGGGTGCAACTAGGCACTCAGTATCGAAGCTAACGCGTTAAGTTCGCCGCCTGGGGAGTACGGTCGCAAGACTGAAACTCAAAGGAATTGACGGGGGCCCGCACAAGCGGTGGAGTATGTGGTTTAATTCGATGCAACGCGCAGAACCTTACCTGGCCTTGACATCCACGGAACTTTCCAGAGATGGATTGGTGCCTTCGGGAACCGTGAGACAGGTGCTGCATGGCTGTCGTCAGCTCGTGTCGTGAGATGTTGGGTTAAGTCCCGCAACGAGCGCAACCCTTGTCCCTAGTTGCCAGCACGTAATGGTGGGAACTCTAGGGAGACCGCCGGTGACAAACCGGAGGAAGGTGGGGATGACGTCAAGTCATCATGGCCCTTACGGCCAGGGCTACACACGTACTACAATGGGAAGGACAGAGGGCTGCAATCCCGCGAGGGGGAGCCAATCCCAGAAACCTTCTCTCAGTCCGGATTGGAGTCTGCAACTCGACTCCATGAAGTCGGAATCGCTAGTAATCGCAGATCAGCATTGCTGCGGTGAATACGTTCCC comes from Lysobacter sp. KIS68-7 and encodes:
- a CDS encoding peptidoglycan DD-metalloendopeptidase family protein; translated protein: MGKSGIGKARRARLDILREAALHRDTGVRRLPAGFNGRWTRRQWAHASLFATLAALVAAIVPGFAPATQVGASNTARTTLALSLPPLSLAKQHGQAGDSWQIVHLERGQTLGSLFDDLDLPAATMHQLLGQPGAQQALTRMKPGTELAFDLPVGGGLRGFRYDRDETHRVEYRLDGDKIVEKVIERPTQSRTVVISGTVGKSLFASARKLGLSGSAINTLTDDIFKYDIDFNDDVGSNDRFSVVVEQTWRDGELIRTGPVQAATFTVGGKLHSGFRFERNGKAEYFTADGRPLKKSFIRMPIPYARLTSTFGSRRHPILGTVRQHQGVDYAASTGTPIMAAGDARVQFVGWKGGYGRAVILDHGRGYTTLYGHMSRFGNEKVGQRIPQGTVIGYVGMTGLATGPHLHYEFRINGVHRNPLSITMPPPEPLNGAALAQFRSQTSNALARIQRVEKVIYADNDADVAPAKPAKPKKA
- the tyrS gene encoding tyrosine--tRNA ligase; the protein is MSIQAALELIGRGADEILKRDELEARLKLGRPLRIKAGFDPTAPDLHLGHTVLLNKMRQFQDLGHQVIFLIGDFTGMIGDPTGKNVTRKPLTREDVEANAKTYADQVFKVLDRERTELRFNSEWFGAMSAADMIKLAAQHTVARMLERDDFSKRYAAQQPIAIHEFLYPLVQGYDSVALKSDVELGGTDQKFNLLMGRGLQEHFGQAPQIVLTMPLLEGLDGVQKMSKSLGNYIGINEPAIDMVTKTMKIGDALMWRWIELLSFDIGAAEAVRLREEVASGALNPRDVKLRLARELAARFHGDAAAETAVAGWNAAVRGEGDIATLALTDVAVPAAGLRIAALLTAAGLAPSNSEANRKLKERAVRVDGEVVEDPQRVFVPGFEGVIAIGKRNFARVRLVAA